In one window of Clupea harengus chromosome 4, Ch_v2.0.2, whole genome shotgun sequence DNA:
- the LOC105894261 gene encoding neurofilament light polypeptide-like, with translation MTAKHRRGKSSNKQEENSYKHEASEPEALPGAHYALLFVLFLIIVIGGTTVGWFCFQQHQTLTYLTDNLMGMQMKMVKLQSFQEELRKSNEKHGMEGFEQRLLSLEESYTLAQKQVGIALATAEQLKTSDMPAQVLALHTEMKARLVEMQQGTVSSDQLAQLEAALSGQNQEFEAVKLQVQALAGVSAELAQNVEDLSGSLSASEAKLEDRVASIGVLGAQLEDQADKLQGLNDLLAAHQAQLEISTQDVAGVKALLEAEGVQQSKQADVEEQLSSMRQSLQEQSKAAQSLHSELSAQLEAIQSQVAQLEGAGSPEVAPVEEADKADEVPVTATESEEVAAAAEVEETVEAEVEETVEAAAEEAPSTAEAAEDNAPLDAEEAEEAPQEVEEQDEQEAVEEAPAQEESVAEEEELAPAVTEEVEEAQKMSEEVEEEPSAEAEEEEPAEDASAKE, from the exons ATGACAGCAAAGCACCGCAGAGGAAAAAGCAGCAACAAACAGGAGGAAAATTCTTACAAACATGAAGCCTCGGAACCCGAGGCGCTACCTGGAGCCCATTAcgctttgttgtttgttttatttctcattATCGTTATTGGAGGAACCACCGTCGGCTGGTTCTGTTTCCAGCAGCACCAAACATTAACCTATTTAACAGACAACCTCATGGGCATGCAGATGAAAATGGTGAAGTTGCAGTCTTTCCAGGAGGAATTGAGAAAGTCAAACGAGAAG CATGGAATGGAAGGATTTGAGCAGCGCTTGCTCTCGTTGGAGGAGTCGTACACTTTGGCCCAGAAGCAAGTGGGCATCGCCCTGGCTACCGCCGAGCAGCTGAAGACCTCAGACATGCCCGCCCAGGTGCTGGCTCTGCACACCGAGATGAAGGCTCGGCTGGTGGAGATGCAGCAGGGGACCGTGTCGTCGGACCAGTTGGCCCAGCTGGAGGCTGCTCTCAGCGGACAGAACCAGGAGTTTGAGGCCGTCAAGCTGCAAGTGCAAGCGCTAGCCGGGGTTAGCGCAGAGCTGGCCCAGAACGTGGAGGACCTCTCGGGGAGCCTGTCGGCAAGCGAGGCCAAGCTGGAGGACAGGGTTGCTTCCATTGGTGTCCTTGGCGCCCAACTGGAGGACCAAGCTGATAAGCTGCAAGGCCTGAATGACCTGCTAGCTGCACACCAAGCTCAGCTGGAGATCAGCACCCAGGATGTCGCTGGGGTGAA AGCATTACTGGAAGCAGAGGGGGTTCAGCAGTCCAAGCAGGCTGATGTGGAGGAACAGCTGAGCTCGATGCGTCAGAGCCTTCAGGAGCAGAGCAAGGCCGCCCAGAGCCTTCACTCTGAGCTCAGCGCCCAGCTGGAGGCTATTCAGAGTCAGGTAGCCCAG CTGGAGGGTGCAGGCTCGCCAGAGGTAGCTCCTGTGGAAGAGGCAGACAAGGCAGATGAAGTCCCAGTTACAGCCACAGAATCTGAagaagtagcagcagcagcagaagtagAAGAGACCGTAGAGGCAGAAGTAGAAGAGACCgtagaggcagcagcagaagaGGCACCGTCTACAGCTGAGGCCGCTGAAGACAATGCACCACTTGACGCAGAGGAGGCCGAGGAGGCACCACAGGAAGTGGAGGAGCAGGACGAACAGGAAGCAGTGGAAGAGGCCCCCGCACAAGAGGAGTCTgttgcagaggaggaggagcttgCTCCTGCAGTtactgaggaggtggaggaggctcAGAAGATGAgtgaggaggtagaggaggaacCAAGCGCagaagcagaggaggaagaaccGGCAGAAGACGCCTCTGCTAAGGAATAA